The genomic stretch CCTGGCGCTTACCACCACTTCCTGCAGGCTGCTTTCGTCCGTCAGCTGGATACTGATGCTGATATTGGAATCCAGCCTGACAGGGACCAGCTCCTGTTTATAGCCCACATAGGAGAAGCGCAGGGTATAGTTGCCTTTAGGCAGGGAAAGAGAATAAAAGCCATACTCATTGGTGATGATACCTACGCTGGGCTTTTCCACAATGACCACGCTGACCCCTATAAGCGATTCTCCGGAGGATCTTTGTTTGACCGTGCCGCTGACGGTGTATTTTGATTGCGCCAGCGACAGGGCTGTACTGAACAGGAGAAGCAGGCTTATTACAATTTCTTTCTTACGCATAATCGTGCATTGGATTATTTGGTTTGTGAAGAGCGGTTTGCATTCGTGGATCATTGGAATGACCACGATACAAATGTGGGTTCAAAAAAAGCCTCCTGAAAATTTATGAGAAGAAGGGAAAGAGTTATGCGAAGAATGCAAAAGGCGTGTGCAGCAGGGCTGTTAGCGGATTGTTAAGAAGAGAAGCGATTGAAAAAATCATCCGCATAGGTTCGTCCAACAGGAAATTCTTTATCACCAATAAAAATGGTGTTGCCCCTTACGGCTTCAATCTTGCTGAAGGGCAGGATAAAACTGCGGTGTACCCGGATGAAGTCGTCAGATTGAAGCTTTTCCATCATGTCTTTCATGGGCATGCGGGCAATGATCGTTTTCCGGTCTTTGATATGGATCTTGAGGTAATCCGCCAGTCCTTCAATGTAAAGGATATCGGCCAGCGGGATCTTTACCAGGCTGAAATCGGCCCGGATAAACAGGTTCTTATCCGGTTCCTGGTCTTTTTTATTGATATAGTCAAAGTATTCCCGGGCCTTGGTAATAGCCTGGGTGAAACGTTTCTGGTTGATGGGCTTCAGTAAATAATCAATGGCGTTCAGTTCATAACTGACGGCTGCGTATTCACTGAAGGCCGTGGTAAAGATCACCATGGTTTTCTGCTGCAATGCCTTTACCAGGCTGATGCCGGTCATGGCAGGCATATGGATATCGCAAAAGATCAGGTCGGCCGGGAATTTCCTTAAATGTTTGAGCGCTTCGCTGGGTTGGGTGAATGTTTTTTCCAGGTGGATGCTGTCGCTTTTGTCGCAGAGCGATTGGATCACTTTTAGCGCCAGTGGTTCATCATCTATGGCAATAGCGTTGATCATTGCAGGTTGATATACAAAGAAACAAAAAAATCCTTTCCGGATTCATTGATGACCAGTAAATGGTTGGAGGGATAGATCAGGTCCAGCCGCCGCTTGGTATTGATAATGCCCAACCCGCTTCTTTCAGAGGTATCCTGCTGGACATTCACTTTGTTATTGGCTACGCTTAGCTGGAATTCCGATTTGTTGATGCTGATATCAATTTTGATATGGCTTTTCTGTTCGGAATTGACACCGTGTTTGAAGGCGTTCTCAATAAAGGGTACCAGCAGCATGGGCGCAATACGCAGGGCCGGGATATTTTCCGGGCAATTGTATTCCAGCCTGACACGCCTGTCCAGACGGACCTTCTGCAGTTCTATATAATTGCTGATATAGTTTATCTCATCTTCCAGGAATACATAATCCTGCTGTGTGTCCTTCATGGTGTAGCGCATCATTTCCGATAGTTTATCTACCATATCGGCAGCCTTGGGAGAAGTGTCGATAGCGGTAGCGTAGATATTGTTGAGGGTATTGAACAGGAAATGCGGGTTAATCTGGGATTTTAGGGAGGCTATCTGGGCCGACAGCTTTTCGCTTTCAGTTTGTTTCAGCCTGTTGTAGATGGTCCATAAAATGGAGGAGATAATGGACAGCAGCCATAACAACAGGGCGTTGACAATAATGACCGGGATTATTTTTTCAATAATGGGATCCGTTTCCGGGAGGCTGCCGGGGGTATAGGCGGAGAAAAAGAAGATGATACCGGAAAGTACAAACACCGTAATGATGGCCAGCAGCAGGAAAGAGAAATAATGCCAGTATTTTTTAGGTAGCAGGTACCGGGGGATAAGGATATAATAATTAAAGTAAAAGATGATGATCAGGACACTGCTCAGGGCCAGGCATAGCAGCAGGTATTTTTTGTTGGAGGCTGGGTCCAGGGCATCAAAGATCTGGTCGGTGGAGGCATAGGGGATAACCAGCAACAATACCCAGATCAGGGCGTGTATGGCGATGGTGAAACGTTTTATTTTCATAATCAGACAGAAATAATACGCAAACCAAAGATATGTTTGTCTGGGCTCAAAAAAATTGAGAAAAAGGGGAGGAGTTTGTAGAAGTATGATCCGCCTTTGGACGCCTGATCCGTAACAGCTTTGTCCGGCGCCGGGAAAGGGCGATCTTCCTCACCGGTAGGGTGTAAGGAAAATGTCCGCGGGATCAGTAAATGTGGCGTAAATACTATCAATTTGAGCAGGCAAACAAGTAGCGCAGCTGGCCGATGCCGGCAAGATCAGAATTTATAAGGATTTCTTAAAATAGGGTGATAAAATACCCGGAAGAAAACAATTCTGTAATATGCGGCCGGCAGTAAAAGCTGCCTGAACAATCCTGAAACCTGTTCCCGGAATGCACTATTCCAGGGGCAGCGCCACCAAACCTTCTTCCATGAGATCCTTTATACTCTCTATTTCTCTTTTTTTTCTGGTCAGTATTAATTTTGCGCAAGAACCCACGCTGGCTGGTCCATCCACTAAAAATGTAGTAAGATCCGCCGGTGAATTTGTCAAAGCCTATCATGCGGGCCAGGCGTCCAACCGGAAACAGGTCAAAGTAGTGTACTTCCATGGCAATGATATGGATCCCCTGCCCAACTGGGAAGGGCGCCTGACCAGGATACTGGATGATATCAGCAGGTTTTATGGGGAAGCGTTCCGGCAATACGGTATCCCTTGTGAAGGGGTGCCTTTTGAAAGATCGGACGATCAATATACCATCCATTTTGTCCGGGGCGATCTGCCTTCCAGGGACTACAATGAGAATTCCGGTAAGGTCATGGAAACAGAGATAGGCCGGAAAACAGCCGGTAAGATTGACCTGACCCGGGATCATGTGCTGGTACTCGCCGGCTTCAGCTACAAAGAAGGGAATAATACCTATATACTGCATTCCCCCTATTATGGTACCGGGAATGGCCAGCGGGGGATCTGCTTTGCGGTCGATTGCCAGGTGCTGGATGCACAGTTGCTGACGGATACGGTGCAACGCATGAAATACAATCATGCCAATGCGCTGAGAGAATGCACCGTGGCGGAATTCAACAGCTGGTTCATTGGCGGCATTGCCCATGAAATGGGCCATATGTTTGGACTGCCCCATGATTTTGGCAATGCTTCCGAACTGCGTACTGCTGAAATATCCCTGATGGGCCAGTTCGGCAGCCGGCATTTCAGGGACTATCGCTGGCGTGGTCAACAAAGTGCTGTGATCTCTGCCGCCGGCATCCTGCAACTGCTCAGTCACCCCGTATTTACCCAATCTTCCAAAGAACTGGATCTTGTTCCCCAACCTGCCTACCACTGGTTAAGCCATGAAAAGAACGACAGCGGCGTGGTGATCAGAACCAGTCTGCCGGAGGGCGACTGGCCCTATGCCTGTTATACGATTCACCGTACGGCGGATCTCAATGAATATTTCCAGCAAAGCACCCTTCACCCGCTGGACACCGGCAGGAACCTGACCTTCCGCCTGGGTAAATTACAGCATGGCGTTCACCTGTTAGGGATCGTTTCCTTATACCCCAATGGATTTTCGCATACAGACTGGAAATTTTTTATGGTGGGCAGTGACGGCGTCTCCAAAGCCGTCCAGCAGAATATGGATGCGTTTGTGGATGTTCAGGTGTTGCACAACCGGCTGTCAAAAGAAAAGCCCGGCCCCGACAAAGACCTTAAGCTGCAAATCCTGCGTTCTATTCTCCAGCCGGTAGCGGAGCTGGAACCGGCGCTGGCCACGGGCGACCGGCTGTCCCTGGCGGATGCCAGGTGGGAAACGGGGACCGTTGGCTGGGAAAAGCCTATGCGCAATCACTTCACTACTATATGGGAACGCACTTTTTTCCTGCAGAACCAGGGCAAAATATATGAGAAGGGACTCTATGCCCATGCCCCTTCAGTATATTCTTTTAAGCTGGCAAAACAATGGCGTCGCTTTACAGCATTGGCTGCCTGCCAGGATGACCTGATAGAAGCAGGCATTGCCAGCTTCACGGTCTGGGGCGATGGCAAACTGCTGTACACCTCGCCGGATCTGACTACCGCCCAGCAGGCGCTGGTAAAAATTGATGTCAGTGAAGTAGATCTGCTTGTCCTGAAAGCAGAAAGTACGTTGCCGGGCAATAATGGCCACTGCTGGTCTGTATGGCTTAACCCATTACTGGAACGGTAATGATTGGCATAACATGCCTTCCTCCTATAACAAACCGGACCTTATAATAATCCCCGCAACCACCTTCCAGGGCTGCGGGGATCTTTAATAGTGCAGCTATGCTTTTACAGCCAGTTCTTTCCGAAGGCTTTTTGCCGCAGCCACCATGGCTTCCAGCGCGGCCTTGGTCTCCGGCCAGCCACGGGTCTTGAGCCCGCAGTCCGGGTTCACCCAAAGCTGTTCCGCAGGGATCACGGCCCGCGCCTTTTCCATGAGCTGTACCATTTCATGGGTTGAAGGCACACGCGGTGAATGGATATCATATACACCCGGCCCAATCTCATTGGGATACCGGAATGCCGCAAAAGCATCCAGTAATTCCATCTGGGACCGGCTGCATTCAATGGTGATGACATCGGCGTCCATGTCCGCTATCTGGTGAATAATATCATTGAACTCTGAATAACACATATGGGTATGGATCTGGGTGCTGTCCTGTACGCCGCTGGCGGCAATCCGGAAGGCACGGACCGCCCAGCTGAGGTAGTTGTCCCAGTATTCTTTGCGCAGCGGCAAGCCCTCGCGGATAGCAGGCTCATCTATCTGGATCACCCTGATGCCGGCATTCTCCAGATCGGTCACTTCATCCCGGATGGCCAGCGCTATCTGGGTACATGTTTCACTGCGCGGCTGATCGTTCCGGACAAAGCTCCATTGCAGGATGGTTACCGGACCGGTGAGCATTCCTTTCACAGGCATACCTGTGAGCGATTGAGCATAGGCGGTCCAGCGGACGGTCATAGGGGCGGGGCGACTAACATCCCCATAAATAATCGGCGGCTTAACACAGCGGCTGCCATAGCTCTGGACCCAACCGTTCTGCGAGAATACAAAGCCCTTCAGCTGTTCGCCAAAATATTCCACCATATCGTTGCGCTCAAACTCACCGTGGACCAGCACGTCAATACCGATCTCCTCCTGCCAGCGGATAGACGTTGCCGTTTCCCGGGCAATCAGCTCATCATATGCTTCCGGGCTCAGCTCGTTCTTTTTCCACCTGGCCCGCCAGCTTCTCACTTCTGCCGTTTGTGGAAAGGAGCCGATGGTAGTAGTGGGGAACAGGGGCAGTTGCAGTGCGGCCTGTTGCAATGGTTTCCTGTCTGCAAATGGACTGGTGCGTGCAGCATCGGCCGGCCTGATGGCCGCCACCCTTGCTTTTACTGCTGCATCATGGATCAGGGAAGATGTTTGCCGGTCCTTATTAGCTGCAATATTTTCCTGAAGCAACTGATTGGCTGCTTCGGAATTCTCCCCCGTCAGCAGTTGCTTCAGCGTTACTACTTCGTGGATCTTTTGCCTGGCAAAGGCCAGCCATTTTTTGATGGCGGGCGTAAGGACGGCTTCGTTCTTTTCCTGGTCCAGGTCGCAGGGAACATGCAGGAGCGAGCAGGAGGGCGCCAGCCAGATCCTTTCCTTGCCCAGCCGGTCGGTCACTTTTTTGATCAGCGCCAGTGATTGTTCAAGATCATTCTTCCAGATATTCCGCCCGTCCACAATGCCGAGCGAGAGGATGGTCCGGGAGTGTTCCATATCGGTTGCCAGTATGTCTTCCAGCTGTGCGGAACAGCGTACCAGGTCCAGGTGCAGCACCTGTACAGGCAGTTTGAGCACCATGGGCAGGTTCTCCCCATAACAATCAAAATAACTGGCCAGGATCAGCTGCAGCTGCGGGAATTGCCGGCTGATCTCCCGGTAGGTCTGTACAAATACTCCTCTTTCTTTTTCAGAAAGGTTCAAGGTCAGGCAGGGTTCATCCAGCTGGATATAGTAAGCGCCGGCGGCTTCTAATTTCCCCAGCACTTCCAGGTAAACGGGCAGCAGCCTGCTGATGAGGTCCAGGCGGTGGAAGCCGCTTTCTTTTTCCTTGCCCAGCAGCAGGAAGGATACAGGTCCCAGCAAAACCGGTTTGGCGTGTATGCCCTGTTGCCTGGCTTCGTTGAACTCATGCAGCACTTTGTTGCTGAAAAGCGTGAATTGCTGGTTGGCGGTGAATTCAGGAACTATATAGTGATAGTTAGTGTCAAACCATTTGGTCATTTCCATGGCGGTGATATCATATCCATCCTGCTGATAACCGCGGGCCATGGCAAAGAGCAGGTCTATATGCGGCAGTTGTTTATCCTGTGCCAGCGCATGATAGCGGGCAGGGATAGCGCCTGCCATCAGGCTGGTGTCCAGTACCTGGTCGTAGAAGGAAAAATCATTACAGGGCACCAGGTCGATCCCTGCCTGTTGCTGCAGCTGCCAGTTGTGCTGCCTGATGGCGCTGCCGGCCTGCATCAGTTGCTGTGCCGTGATCTTGCCGGCCCAGTACTGCTCGGACGCTTTTTTAAGTTCCCTTTGGCTGCCTATCCGCGGGTAGCCGAGGTTGTGTGTTTGCATGTTCAATGCTTTTAAATTGATGATGAATCAGGTTAAAAGCTCTTGCTAAACAGGAATGCTATGGAAGAAAGAAAGGGAGAAGGGAAGATAGGTCCATACGCGTGCAAGCGCCTGCCGGCCTGTTGGGACAGGCGGAGGGAGGACATATCAATTCAACAACCGCTTCTTTCCGCGAAAGCATTGTCAATTACAATAAAGGCAGGTCTCCTGGCTTGTACCATTTTTACCGTCCTTCCCATACTGCCGGAGCAGCACAGTGGACAACAAGGGTAAAAAATTAACGGTTACTTACAGTTGCGGGACAGCTTGCGATTTACACGCAATTCCCTATTAATCCCACTTTTCAGCGGGAACCTTTGCTGTTTGATAGTTGAATAGAAAGAACTTGAGGCTGCAAATTAGGGTATTTGCCAGAATTCCGGAGAAGGATTTAGCGGTACCCCCAGGATCAAAAAAAAGCCCGCAGCAGGTGCGGGCTTGGAAAACTATTATGGACGAACCAATTGAAAACCTTTTGCGGGCGAAGCGCCGGAACAGCCATTTTGGGCGAACCAGTTGCAAGCTTTCATGAGCGTTGTACCAGTACAGGTTTGGGAACGAACCCCTGCGATGCTTAGGCTTCGCAGCTCTTGCAGCTCACCAGGCTGGTCACCATTTCTTTGGACACGCTCTGGCTGCGCTGGTAGTACAGGGTCTTAACACCCAGTTTCCAGGCTTCTATCAGTAATTTGTTCACTTCTTTTACCGGGAGATCGGACGGGATATTGAGGTTCAGGCTCTGGGACTGATCCACGTATTCCTGGCGGATGGAAGCCTGCTGTACAATCTCCAGCTGGCTGATCTCTTTGAAGGTCTTGAACACATCCTTCTCCACTTCATTCAGCTCTTTCAGGTGCTGTACACTGCCATGGTTCAGCATGATGCTGCGCCAGGTATCTTCATTATCGATCCCCTTGTTGATCAGCAGTTCTTTCAGGTACTTATTCTTGCGCATGAAATTGCCCTTGGACAGACCGGCTTTGAAATAGTTGCTGCTGAAGGGTTCAATACCGGGGGAGGATTGACCCAGGATAGCGCTGGAAGAAGTGGTAGGGGCAATAGCCAGCAAGGTGGTATTCCTTCTGCCATATCCTTTCAGCAGATCAGGTTCGCCATAGATCCAGGCCAGGTCTTTACTGGCTTTGATGGCTTTCTCATTAATATCCTTGAAAATGGAGGCGGTCAGCTGTTTGGCGCGCAGCCCTTCAAAGGGGATCATATTTTTCTGGAGATAAGAATGCCAGCCCAGTACGCCCAGGCCCAGGGCCCGGTGCCTTTTGGCAAAACGGTTAGCGGCTTCCAGGTAAAAATTGCCTTCCGTCTTTACAATGAATTCCTGCAAAACTGCATCCAGGAAGAATACGGCCAGTTTCACAGCATTGGTGTCCTTCCACTCGTCATACAGCTCCAGGTTCATGGAGGAGAGGCAGCAGATGAAGGATTCATCAATGGTGGAGGGCAGCATGATCTCCGAACAGAGATTGCTGGCGTGGATGGTCAGGTTCTTGTCTTTGTAGACCTGGGGTTTGTTCCTGTTCACATTATCTGTGAAGAAAATGTAGGGAAGCCCTTTCTGCTGGCGGCTTTCCAGCACTTTGGCCCATACCTGTCTTTTCTTCATATCCCCGTCAATCATATCCTGCATCCAGTAGTCAGGTACACAAACTCCATAGAACAGGTTCTGGATGGGGTGACCAATATCTTTAATGGACAGGAACTCCTCAATATCGCCATGGTCAATATCCATATAAGCGGCAAAAGCCCCTCTTCTGACGCCACCCTGGGAAATAGTGTCCATGGCTGTGTCAAACAGGCGCATGAAACTTACAGCGCCACTGCTTTTCCCGTTGTCGGTCACTGCGCTTCCGCGTTCACGCAAAGCACCGAAGTAAGCGGAAGTGCCGCCACCCAGTTTGGTCTGCATGATCACTTCGCCCAGTTTATGGGTAATGCCCTCAATATGGTCAGGTACATGGACGTTAAAGCAGGAGATGGGCAGGCCTCTTTCTGTGCCCATATTGGCCCAGATAGGAGAGCTGAGGCTCATCCAGCCTCTTTCCACCATTTCCTTGAATGCGTCTTTTAATTCCGGTTTATACAGACGTTGGGCGGCCGCAGAACAGATCCGTTCAATAGCGCCTTCAACGGTTTCACCCTTCAGTAAATAGCCCCTGTTAAGGATTTGCTCGCTTTCCTCATTCTTCCACCATAATTTCTCCTGAGCATATTTCCCGGCAATATCAGGCAGCTGTTCAGCAACAGGATTGGTGGTGGTTTCAAACAATGTAGTCATTCTCAAAAAATTTAACGGGTGGTATAACGCGGTTTCTACAAATCAAAACAAGTCGTGGGCAGAGATGGGCTTGTCGAACTTGGTATATTCAACAGGCCGCTTGGCAAAGAAATCGTCCAGGCTGTTGGAGAATACTTCTTCTTCAAACCAGAGCATGGCGCCGCTTTCCTGTGCGGTTACATGGAAGATAGGATCCAGGCCGATCTGTTGCAGGCTGTCGTCAGCCCTTTTCTTCATGAAATTGGTAAGGTCTTTTTTATTGACGATGTCAATTTCTCCGGCGCCAAAGATCCAGTCCAGCATATGGCTTTCGGTCTCGATGGATCGTTTGACCACCTCTTTTACCTGGGCCAGTGTTTCCGGTGTAAAGATCTCCGGGTATTCTTCTTTTATTTTATTGATCAGGTATATACCGGCGTTGGCATGGATCTGTTCATCCACGGATGTCCAGGCAATGATATTGCTGACATTCTTCATCAGCCCTTTGAACCGGGTAAAGGCCAGGATAATAGCAAACTGGCTGAACAGGCTCACATTCTCTATCAGCAGGCTGAAGAGGATGAGAGATACGGTATATTCCTTTTTGTCGATAGATTTTGTATGGGCCAGGGCCTCAGACAGGTAATTGATACGTTCCTGGATCACGGGTACTTTTACCAGCTGCTCAAATTCATTATTATAACCCAGTACTTCCAGGAGCCGGGAATAGGCTTCTGAGTGCCGGAATTCACATTCTGCAAAAGTAGAACCCAGGCCGTTAAGCTCAGGTTTCGGGAAATGGTTATAGAGGTTGCCCCAGAACGATTTTACCGCTACTTCCACCTGGGCAATGGACAGCAGGCTGTTCTTTATCGCATTCTGTTCTGCGGGCGTCAGGTGCGCATGGAAGTCCTGGAAGTCTGCGGTGAAATCCACTTCAGAGTGAACCCAGAAAGATTTATTAATAGCAGCCGTATACTGTAATACCTCAGGATATTCAAATGGTTTGTACTGAACCCGTTTGTCAAATAAGCCCATATCTTTTTATAGTTTCATTAGTTGTTGAGACACCCCTACGGATCAAAAATCTGATTATTGATCTCTTACAATCGAACCTATGTAAATGGAGATTTTCCGTTAAGTGGTAAGATAAAGGTCATGATTATTTCATTTTGGAGAAGGGAAAGAAATTAACAGGCTGTGTATAATTGTACTACCCATTTTGCTGAACAAAAGAGAAATATACCCAATGGTGGCTGCAGGCCTGTTCCCGTTAATGAATAGCAGAAGCCTGCCGGAAACAGGCGGCAGTAGGGGGGAATAACAGCAGCCAAATAACTTTCATTACTTTAAGTAATGGTTATATGACTTTCATTATGAGCTTTTTATGTTTTATGGACGAGCCAGGGGCGAGCAATACTTTACTCTGCCCGAAGGCTTTTAACGGGATTGGCCAGGGCTGCTTTGATGGCTTTTATACCGATGGTCAGGAAGGCGATGCTGAATGTCAGTAATGCAGCCAGCCCGAATATCCACCAGCTCAGCTTGGTTTTATAGGCAAAATCCTGTAACCACTGGTCCATGACCCAGTATCCTAAAGGAATGGCGATAAGGGTAGCGATAATGACCGGTTTCAGCAGGTCTTTTGATAAGAGGATCACAATGCTCCGGACAGAGGATCCCAGGACTTTGCGCACACCAATTTCTTTGAAGCGTTTGATAGCTGTAAAGGATGCCAGCCCAAATAAACCCAGGCAGGCCACAAAGATGGCCAGCAGGGCAAACACAGAAAGTATGGTCTGCTGGCGGATATCTTTCTTATACAATTCATCAAACTGCTGATCCAGGAAACGGTATTCAAAGGGGTAGGCGGAAGCGGCGTTTTTATAGGCTTTTTCCACCAGGGCCACGCCGGCTTTAATATCGCCCGGTTCCAACCGGACAACAATCATGCGGCGGTCCCGGTTAGGTGCTATCACCAGGGGTTCAATATCGGTCTTGAGCGACTTAAAATTGAAATCCGCCAGCACGCCGATCACCCTTCTCCGGGCGGTATCCCGGACGGTATTCAGGATCCATTTACCAATGGCCTGCTCCGGCGTCCAGCCCAGGCGGGCAGCAGCCGTCTGGTTGATCAGTACGGCATCGGCTGTATCTGTTCTGAAAGCAGAAGAGAAATTCCTACCAGCAATGAGTTTCAGGCCCATTGTCTCAACAAATTCAAAATCGGCAAATTCAGTATTGCCGTACCATCGTCCCTCCTGGCCCTCCACTTCAAACATATGTCCATCAAAGAAACCACCGGGCTCGCCTGACATCATGGACACTGAGTGTACCCGGCTATCCCGCTGCAGCTCGTTTTTAAAAGCCTGCATATTGTTAAAAATATCAGCATTGTCAATGCGTACCAGCAGGGACTGTTGCTGGTGATACCCCAATTGCTGATCCTTTACATAATTCATTTGCCTGGTGATGATGAAGGTGCCGATCAGCAGGAATACGGAAATGCTGAACTGTACCACCACCAGTACCTGCCGGAAAGAAGCGCCGCCCTTGCCCAGTCGCATCTTGCCTTTCAGTGCCTGTATAGGCTGGAAGGCCGATAAAAAGAAGGCCGGGTAACTCCCTGCCAGGAAACCTGCTACCAGGATAACGCCTGCCAGGAAGCCATAAATGGGCCAGCTGTTCCAGGAGTTGATCAGTGGATAGCCCAGCAAACCGGTATACCAGGGCATAACCACAAACAGGAGGACTACCGACAGCGCGCAGGAGATGGCAGTGAGCATGACCGACTCACCTATGAACTGCCAGATGATATTATTGCGTAAGGCGCCCATGACTTTGCGGAGCCCAACTT from Candidatus Pseudobacter hemicellulosilyticus encodes the following:
- a CDS encoding ABC transporter permease; protein product: MFKNYLITAWRNLKKNKAFSVINILGLTIGITVCMMIFLFILNEFSVDGFHKDSDRIYRVMRGFRNEGEFKNVAYLSGPYAPALANDFSGRIEKVIRVSQNDNLVTIGDRSFHEKQVIDADSNFFSFFSFPLLKGNPATVLQNPNSVVLTETTARKYFGSTDSAMGKIITLDKETPLTVTGIAKDAPANTHLTFDLVVPLALYKDMSSMTVWINNSMYTYVRLSPQVTEAQVEKQLPAFMEKYMGSSMRQYGFNFTLSLTPLKDVYFDSGSYDGVRHGDKKVVYIFLSIAILILLIACINFINLSTIRAADRSKEVGLRKVMGALRNNIIWQFIGESVMLTAISCALSVVLLFVVMPWYTGLLGYPLINSWNSWPIYGFLAGVILVAGFLAGSYPAFFLSAFQPIQALKGKMRLGKGGASFRQVLVVVQFSISVFLLIGTFIITRQMNYVKDQQLGYHQQQSLLVRIDNADIFNNMQAFKNELQRDSRVHSVSMMSGEPGGFFDGHMFEVEGQEGRWYGNTEFADFEFVETMGLKLIAGRNFSSAFRTDTADAVLINQTAAARLGWTPEQAIGKWILNTVRDTARRRVIGVLADFNFKSLKTDIEPLVIAPNRDRRMIVVRLEPGDIKAGVALVEKAYKNAASAYPFEYRFLDQQFDELYKKDIRQQTILSVFALLAIFVACLGLFGLASFTAIKRFKEIGVRKVLGSSVRSIVILLSKDLLKPVIIATLIAIPLGYWVMDQWLQDFAYKTKLSWWIFGLAALLTFSIAFLTIGIKAIKAALANPVKSLRAE